Proteins encoded together in one Streptomyces sp. NA04227 window:
- a CDS encoding helix-turn-helix transcriptional regulator has product MLEALGIGEDEELLYRRLLSRPARTLAELSDELGAPRAVLRRRLRVLQDAGLVTKTPTRPLRYLPAPPGPAVEVLVARRQEQLERARTDARELTLLWEASAEPSVEVVQGAEANIRRFLQTQHTARQEILTLDKPPYVTEGVRRQADVQKERMAQGVCYRTLYDRQSLLEPEQQHLARELAAHGEVARVLDGVPLKALIADGAVALVPVVLHEDRHTVVLHSSPLLDGMKTLFELLWQRATPLWPTGGARDGHGDLSDFDRLLLGYAAIGCTDQATARKTGLNQRTIERHMRRIMDTLGARTRFQAGLQAGLQGYLGDGRPVE; this is encoded by the coding sequence GTGCTGGAAGCACTGGGCATCGGCGAGGACGAAGAGCTGCTCTACCGACGGCTGCTGTCCCGCCCCGCCCGCACCCTCGCGGAACTCTCGGACGAACTCGGCGCTCCGCGCGCCGTGCTGCGCCGACGACTGAGGGTCCTTCAGGACGCGGGGCTCGTCACGAAGACCCCCACCCGCCCCCTGCGCTACCTCCCCGCTCCACCCGGTCCGGCCGTTGAGGTTCTGGTCGCTCGGCGGCAGGAGCAGCTGGAGCGCGCCCGTACGGACGCCCGGGAGCTGACCCTGCTCTGGGAGGCGAGCGCCGAGCCGTCCGTCGAAGTGGTGCAGGGGGCCGAGGCCAACATCCGGCGCTTTCTGCAGACCCAGCACACGGCCCGGCAGGAGATCCTCACTCTGGACAAGCCCCCGTACGTCACCGAGGGCGTGCGGCGCCAGGCCGACGTCCAGAAGGAACGCATGGCGCAAGGGGTGTGCTACCGCACCCTGTACGACCGCCAGTCGCTCCTGGAGCCGGAGCAGCAGCACCTCGCCCGGGAACTCGCCGCCCACGGCGAAGTGGCCCGGGTCCTCGACGGTGTTCCGCTCAAGGCCCTCATCGCCGACGGCGCCGTCGCACTGGTTCCCGTCGTCCTCCACGAGGACCGGCACACCGTCGTCCTGCACTCCTCGCCACTACTGGACGGGATGAAGACACTGTTCGAGCTGTTGTGGCAGCGAGCCACACCGCTCTGGCCCACGGGCGGCGCCCGGGACGGTCACGGGGACCTCAGCGACTTCGACCGACTCCTCCTCGGGTACGCGGCCATCGGCTGCACCGACCAGGCCACGGCCCGCAAGACCGGCCTCAACCAGCGCACCATCGAACGCCATATGCGCCGCATCATGGACACGCTCGGCGCACGCACCCGCTTCCAGGCCGGTCTTCAGGCCGGTCTCCAGGGCTATCTCGGTGACGGGCGCCCGGTGGAATGA
- a CDS encoding S8 family serine peptidase produces the protein MRRAAIFAGLALAIAGLGAAPATARQAPPEAPGDRPGDYVVVLKSGSGDPAATARGIAGAEVGTVFRDALRGFAAELTPDALERIRSHPDVAYVQPQHRAHFDGQEVPNGVRRTFTTDNRGLGVGDGVDERVDADVAVLDTGIDHNHPDLNVSRRVNCLGDRGCTENAGVDDNGHGSNVGGIVGGLDNTIGYTGIAPGARLWSVKVLNSEGSGSTAEIVAGIDYVTAHADEIEVANLSLGFDGDEPAVRDAVNRAIAKGVVVVVSAGNDHRDVKLQTPANVADALTVSALSDADGKPGGRGNFAWCNANNTNRDDSLADFSNFGRGVDLTAPGDCIKSAFNNGGYSNYSGTSQAAPHAAGAAAWLTRGSAKPHDRAGVIAVRDKLVRSGNSNWRDTSGDGAKEPLLDLHDAAVFPAGDTGGIRQHEVRPDSGEATKE, from the coding sequence ATGAGACGAGCTGCCATATTCGCCGGCCTGGCGCTGGCGATCGCGGGCCTGGGCGCGGCTCCCGCAACCGCGCGACAGGCACCGCCCGAGGCACCGGGCGACCGGCCCGGTGACTACGTCGTCGTCCTGAAGAGCGGCAGCGGCGACCCGGCCGCCACGGCACGCGGCATCGCCGGGGCCGAGGTCGGCACCGTCTTCCGCGACGCGCTGCGCGGCTTCGCCGCCGAACTCACCCCCGACGCCCTGGAGCGGATCCGCTCCCACCCGGACGTGGCCTACGTGCAGCCGCAGCACCGTGCGCACTTCGACGGCCAGGAAGTACCCAACGGTGTGCGCCGCACGTTCACCACCGACAACAGGGGGCTGGGTGTGGGCGACGGCGTCGACGAGCGGGTGGACGCCGACGTCGCCGTACTCGACACGGGCATCGACCACAACCACCCCGACCTGAACGTGAGCCGTCGCGTCAACTGCCTCGGTGACCGGGGCTGTACCGAGAACGCCGGGGTGGACGACAACGGACACGGGAGCAACGTCGGCGGCATCGTCGGCGGACTCGACAACACCATCGGCTACACCGGGATCGCCCCCGGCGCCCGGCTGTGGTCGGTGAAGGTCCTCAACAGCGAGGGCTCGGGCAGCACGGCCGAGATCGTCGCCGGTATCGACTACGTCACCGCCCACGCCGACGAGATCGAGGTCGCCAACCTCAGCCTCGGCTTCGACGGCGACGAGCCCGCCGTCAGGGACGCCGTCAACCGTGCCATCGCCAAGGGCGTCGTCGTGGTGGTCTCGGCCGGGAACGACCACCGTGACGTCAAGCTGCAGACCCCCGCCAACGTCGCCGACGCCCTCACGGTCTCCGCCCTCAGCGACGCGGACGGCAAGCCGGGCGGCCGCGGGAACTTCGCCTGGTGCAACGCGAACAACACCAACCGGGACGACTCACTGGCCGATTTCTCCAACTTCGGCAGGGGAGTGGACCTCACCGCGCCGGGCGACTGCATCAAATCCGCCTTCAACAACGGCGGCTACTCCAACTACAGCGGCACCTCACAGGCCGCCCCGCACGCCGCGGGAGCCGCGGCCTGGCTCACCCGGGGTTCCGCCAAGCCCCACGACCGCGCCGGAGTCATCGCCGTACGCGACAAGCTCGTCCGCTCCGGCAACTCGAACTGGAGGGACACCTCCGGCGACGGTGCCAAGGAGCCTCTGCTCGACCTGCACGACGCAGCGGTCTTCCCCGCCGGTGATACGGGCGGGATCCGGCAGCACGAGGTCCGGCCGGACTCCGGCGAGGCGACGAAGGAGTAG
- a CDS encoding DoxX family protein produces the protein MTVNPDPWWPQALLAAVILGDAALSLRPPGFIRGCLNGVGFPDDWWWTLVVIKVLAGAGLILGISSAGLGLAANAGVVVYFVVAAYAHIRARYMTSEFWINCLGMLGLSAGALVVSYAHTL, from the coding sequence ATGACCGTGAATCCGGACCCCTGGTGGCCGCAGGCTCTGCTCGCCGCCGTCATCCTCGGCGACGCCGCGCTCTCGCTCCGGCCGCCGGGCTTCATCCGCGGCTGCCTGAACGGCGTCGGCTTCCCCGACGACTGGTGGTGGACGCTCGTCGTGATCAAGGTGCTCGCCGGTGCGGGCCTGATCCTCGGCATCTCCTCGGCCGGTCTGGGCCTGGCCGCGAACGCGGGCGTCGTCGTCTACTTCGTGGTCGCGGCCTACGCACACATCCGGGCGCGCTACATGACGTCCGAGTTCTGGATCAACTGTCTGGGCATGCTGGGACTCTCGGCGGGCGCGCTCGTCGTGTCCTACGCGCACACCCTCTGA
- a CDS encoding TetR/AcrR family transcriptional regulator — protein MSTRKAQREATRERVLSAAERLFTARGFGSTTVREIAADASVSVGTVMAVGDKAAILVELFDRRVAALHAARAPMDEPGRAATPPGPLTDELLAVFEPFLALFYSDVDLARQYAATLVTGKYRAAVFTELAAVLRREIGEVLMRAGFPPEAAARGATTLHLAHLGSLFISAGTGARDPSKPVEDLISVVEFLTENQGRDQL, from the coding sequence ATGAGCACGCGCAAGGCGCAGCGGGAAGCCACCCGCGAGCGGGTTCTGAGTGCCGCGGAGCGGCTCTTCACAGCGCGAGGCTTCGGGTCGACCACCGTCCGGGAGATCGCCGCCGACGCCTCGGTGAGCGTGGGAACCGTGATGGCGGTCGGCGACAAGGCCGCCATCCTGGTCGAACTGTTCGACCGGCGCGTGGCCGCCCTCCACGCGGCCCGGGCACCGATGGACGAACCGGGCCGGGCGGCCACGCCACCCGGCCCACTGACCGACGAGCTGCTCGCCGTCTTCGAGCCGTTCCTCGCGCTCTTCTACAGCGACGTCGATCTGGCCCGGCAGTACGCGGCGACGCTCGTCACCGGCAAGTACCGGGCAGCCGTGTTCACCGAGCTGGCGGCGGTGCTGCGGCGGGAGATCGGCGAGGTCCTGATGCGCGCCGGTTTCCCGCCCGAGGCCGCCGCCCGCGGCGCGACCACGCTCCATCTCGCGCACCTCGGCAGCCTCTTCATCAGTGCCGGTACCGGCGCGAGGGATCCGAGCAAACCCGTCGAAGACCTCATCTCCGTAGTGGAGTTCCTCACCGAGAATCAAGGACGTGACCAGCTATGA